A DNA window from Agarivorans sp. TSD2052 contains the following coding sequences:
- a CDS encoding DUF3369 domain-containing protein — protein MSDFLFIDDFAEPVEETSKGTWKLLVIDDEAEIHSVTRLVLSDVEIDGYKLEFLSAYSAEEAQKIFDEHNDIAIALVDVVMETDHAGLELVKWIRETKENHATRLILRTGQPGQAPEESVIKDYDINDYKSKTELTATKLKTITYSAIRSFRDIQFIERHRSGLLQVIESTSLVLKSKTLYHFGSAVLKQLVELFQLETSAMYITTLTEDVLHHQSFNVLAATGDFVTNEHNEYNFDQSKIPENVKSLLKRALDERKTLVTESCYVGFYPTDNRSVSLLYVQHEKPLDDIEKGLLEVFATNIALTFENLTIKEEIQDTQKELIFIIGDAIEQRSKETGSHVKRVSLICELMAQKLGFDAEFVEVFKHAAPLHDLGKIAIPESILHKPGKLDAEEWEVMKTHAQIGYDLLADSNKIIARLGAEISLCHHEKWDGSGYPRQLAGEDIPLVGRIMAITDVFDALGSKRSYKEPWSNQQIKEFIIEQKGKHFDPSLVDLLVNDFDEFLAIRDTYPD, from the coding sequence ATGAGCGACTTTCTTTTCATCGATGATTTCGCAGAGCCAGTAGAAGAAACTTCTAAGGGAACTTGGAAGCTATTGGTGATTGATGACGAGGCAGAGATTCACTCGGTCACCCGTTTGGTTCTATCTGACGTAGAAATTGATGGTTACAAGTTAGAATTTTTATCCGCTTATAGTGCCGAAGAAGCACAAAAGATTTTTGACGAGCATAACGACATAGCAATAGCTTTGGTTGATGTGGTGATGGAAACTGATCACGCCGGACTAGAGTTGGTTAAATGGATCAGAGAAACTAAAGAAAATCATGCCACTCGCTTAATTTTGCGTACTGGTCAGCCCGGGCAGGCGCCCGAAGAGTCGGTTATCAAAGACTATGATATTAATGACTACAAAAGTAAAACAGAGCTTACCGCGACCAAGTTAAAAACCATTACCTATTCCGCGATTCGTTCTTTTCGCGATATTCAATTCATCGAACGCCATCGCTCCGGTTTGTTGCAGGTGATTGAATCAACCTCTTTAGTACTCAAGAGTAAAACCCTTTATCACTTCGGCTCAGCGGTACTTAAACAACTGGTTGAGCTATTTCAGTTAGAAACATCAGCGATGTATATCACCACTTTGACCGAAGACGTACTTCATCATCAGTCTTTTAATGTGTTGGCAGCAACCGGTGATTTTGTCACCAACGAACACAACGAATACAATTTTGACCAAAGTAAAATTCCAGAAAACGTTAAGTCTTTACTCAAGAGAGCATTAGACGAACGAAAAACATTGGTTACCGAAAGCTGTTATGTCGGTTTTTACCCGACCGATAATCGCAGCGTCAGTTTGTTGTATGTTCAACATGAAAAACCACTGGATGATATTGAGAAAGGCTTGTTAGAAGTTTTTGCTACCAACATCGCGTTAACCTTTGAAAATTTGACCATCAAAGAAGAAATTCAAGATACTCAAAAAGAGCTAATATTTATTATTGGCGATGCCATTGAACAACGTAGCAAAGAAACGGGATCGCATGTTAAGCGGGTTTCTTTAATTTGTGAGTTGATGGCCCAAAAACTAGGTTTTGATGCTGAGTTTGTTGAAGTCTTCAAGCACGCAGCGCCTTTACACGATTTAGGTAAAATAGCGATCCCCGAATCAATACTACATAAACCTGGCAAGTTAGACGCAGAAGAGTGGGAAGTAATGAAAACCCATGCGCAAATAGGTTATGACTTGTTGGCTGACTCTAACAAAATTATCGCGCGTTTAGGGGCCGAAATATCCTTATGTCACCATGAAAAATGGGACGGTTCAGGCTACCCAAGGCAACTAGCTGGAGAAGATATCCCTCTAGTGGGACGTATCATGGCTATTACTGATGTATTTGATGCACTAGGCTCTAAGCGATCTTACAAAGAGCCATGGTCAAACCAACAAATTAAAGAATTTATCATTG